A portion of the Streptococcus urinalis 2285-97 genome contains these proteins:
- a CDS encoding ABC transporter ATP-binding protein, with protein sequence MTKKKIVELIDATVAVNNGYNEVKLILDHVNLTIYEHDFITILGGNGAGKSTLFNVISGTLLLTSGTIQILGEDVTHLPAEKRAKYLSSVFQDPKMGTAPRMTVAENLLVAQQRGQKRLFKSRQLTKFEGEYKSLISRVGNGLETHLNTPTGLLSGGQRQSLSLLMATLKRPDLLLLDEHTAALDPKTSVSLMKLTDEFVTKQALTALMITHHMEDALTYGNRVILMKNGQIINDLNKEAKENMSIADYYQFFD encoded by the coding sequence ATGACAAAGAAAAAAATAGTAGAACTCATTGACGCAACAGTTGCTGTCAACAATGGCTATAATGAAGTGAAATTAATTCTTGATCATGTTAATTTAACAATATATGAACATGATTTTATTACAATTCTAGGAGGTAATGGAGCTGGGAAGTCAACTTTATTCAATGTGATTTCTGGTACGTTGCTATTGACTAGTGGTACTATCCAAATTTTAGGTGAAGATGTGACTCATCTACCAGCTGAAAAAAGAGCTAAATATTTGTCAAGTGTCTTTCAAGATCCTAAAATGGGAACTGCTCCTCGAATGACAGTAGCTGAAAATTTATTAGTTGCACAACAAAGAGGTCAAAAAAGACTGTTTAAATCAAGACAGTTAACAAAATTTGAAGGGGAATATAAGTCTCTCATTTCACGAGTTGGAAATGGTTTGGAAACACACTTAAATACACCAACTGGTTTACTCTCAGGTGGTCAGAGGCAATCATTGAGCCTTTTAATGGCAACTTTGAAACGTCCAGATTTATTATTACTTGATGAGCATACAGCAGCTTTAGATCCTAAAACAAGTGTTTCTTTAATGAAACTAACTGATGAGTTTGTTACAAAACAAGCATTGACAGCTTTGATGATTACACATCATATGGAAGATGCTTTAACTTATGGCAACAGAGTTATTCTCATGAAAAATGGGCAAATCATTAATGATTTAAATAAAGAAGCAAAAGAAAATATGTCCATTGCTGATTATTATCAATTTTTTGATTGA
- the budA gene encoding acetolactate decarboxylase — translation MSNKTILYQHNTLAALMAGLYQGTMTINELLSHGDFGIGTLDSIDGELIVLDNKAYQCIGTGKEAEVIELKGDETIPYGAVLNHHADQKVAIEQSMTDIDLMRFLESHFSSANLFQSIKVSGQFEKMHIRMIPKSPLGKGFAEVASCQPEFTKESVSGTLVGFWAPELFHGVTVAGYHLHFLSDDHTFGGHVMDFVLTKGQAEIGQVDALEQDFPSDNDIFKATSFDVEALKEDINNVE, via the coding sequence ATGTCAAATAAAACAATTCTATACCAACATAATACATTAGCAGCTTTGATGGCTGGTCTTTACCAAGGAACAATGACCATTAATGAACTATTATCACATGGGGACTTTGGCATTGGAACTTTGGATAGTATCGATGGTGAGTTGATTGTTTTAGATAATAAGGCATATCAATGCATTGGTACTGGAAAAGAAGCAGAAGTTATTGAGCTCAAAGGAGATGAAACGATTCCTTATGGTGCCGTTCTAAACCATCATGCTGATCAAAAAGTTGCAATTGAACAGTCAATGACAGACATTGACTTAATGAGATTTCTAGAATCCCATTTTTCAAGTGCTAATTTATTTCAGTCTATAAAAGTATCTGGTCAATTTGAAAAAATGCATATTCGCATGATACCAAAATCACCACTTGGAAAGGGTTTTGCAGAAGTAGCAAGTTGTCAGCCTGAGTTTACAAAAGAGTCAGTGTCCGGTACATTAGTTGGTTTCTGGGCACCTGAACTCTTTCATGGTGTAACAGTTGCAGGGTATCATCTTCACTTTCTTTCAGATGATCATACTTTTGGTGGTCATGTGATGGACTTTGTATTAACAAAAGGTCAAGCTGAAATTGGCCAAGTAGATGCTTTAGAACAAGATTTTCCCAGTGATAATGACATTTTTAAAGCAACTTCATTTGATGTTGAAGCTTTAAAAGAAGATATTAATAATGTCGAATAA
- the trpX gene encoding tryptophan ABC transporter substrate-binding protein: MKNKSLIGTLIVLTLLVIGSIISENKNQIQRGSKNQVVKIGILQYVTHEALDQIKKGVEDGLADGGYFGKKVKMTLMNAQADQSKIQTMSKQLVQDKNDLLIGIATPAAQGLASVTKDIPVVMGAVSDPIGAKLVKNLKKPTSNVTGLSNSLPIKQEVSLIQELTPNVKTVGVLYASNEDNSVSQVAQFEKEAKTVGLKVEKFAVPSTNEIATTMSVMTSRVDAVFVPQDNTIASAFSTVVTAAKAKSIPIYSSVDTMVKEGSIASIAQNQYQLGVETAKVAIKILSGKKVSQVPVKVVDRGTPTLNLKVARELGIDIPEKLAKKADIAVK; this comes from the coding sequence ATGAAAAATAAAAGTTTAATTGGGACTTTGATTGTATTAACGCTTCTAGTAATAGGATCAATTATTTCAGAAAATAAAAATCAAATCCAAAGAGGTTCTAAAAATCAAGTTGTTAAAATCGGTATTTTGCAGTATGTGACACACGAGGCTTTAGACCAGATTAAAAAAGGTGTCGAAGATGGCTTGGCCGATGGTGGTTATTTTGGAAAAAAAGTCAAAATGACATTAATGAATGCGCAAGCTGATCAAAGTAAAATCCAAACCATGAGTAAACAATTGGTTCAAGATAAAAATGATTTACTCATTGGTATTGCAACACCAGCTGCTCAAGGGTTAGCATCTGTTACAAAAGATATTCCAGTAGTGATGGGAGCTGTTTCGGATCCAATTGGTGCAAAACTTGTCAAAAATTTGAAGAAACCAACCAGTAATGTGACAGGGTTATCAAATTCACTTCCTATAAAGCAAGAAGTCTCTCTCATTCAAGAATTGACACCTAATGTCAAAACAGTTGGTGTTCTCTATGCTAGTAATGAAGATAATTCTGTATCTCAAGTAGCACAATTTGAAAAAGAAGCCAAAACAGTTGGTTTAAAAGTTGAAAAATTTGCAGTTCCATCAACAAATGAAATTGCAACAACCATGTCAGTCATGACAAGTCGCGTGGATGCTGTTTTTGTTCCTCAGGATAATACCATTGCTAGTGCATTTTCGACAGTAGTGACAGCTGCTAAAGCAAAATCAATACCTATCTATTCAAGTGTAGATACCATGGTTAAAGAAGGAAGCATTGCTTCAATCGCACAAAATCAATACCAATTAGGTGTTGAAACCGCAAAAGTCGCTATAAAAATCTTATCTGGTAAAAAGGTTTCTCAAGTTCCTGTAAAAGTTGTGGACAGAGGGACACCAACATTAAATCTAAAAGTTGCTAGAGAATTAGGCATTGATATACCTGAAAAATTAGCTAAAAAAGCTGATATTGCGGTGAAGTAG
- a CDS encoding Rqc2 family fibronectin-binding protein produces MSFDGFFLHHLTKELKEALLYGRIQKVNQPFEQELVLTIRNKRKNHKLLLSAHPVFGRLQLTETDFKNPQFPNTFTMIMRKYLQGATIEQIEQIENDRIIEFTVSNKNEIGDAIKVTLIAEIMGKHSNIILVDKNESKIIESIKHVGFSQNSYRTILPGSLYIYPPKTNAVNPFTVSESKLFEILQTQELSPKNLQQQFQGLGRDTATFLSSQLTNDKLNQFNQFFHQQTNPNVTEKSFSCVSFGQAKRYFNTLSELLDYFYKDKAERDRVSQQASDLIHRVQNELEKNKNKLKKQIAELEATENAEEFRQKGELLTTYLNQVPNNQDTVTLDNYYTNKPLTIKLDLALTPNQNAQRYFKRYQKLKEAVKHLSSLIEETKQVIQYLESVDYNLSQANLEEIEEIREELIQSGFIRRRSGDKRQKRKKPESYLASDGKTIIMVGRNNLQNEELTFKMAKKGELWFHAKDIPGSHVIIKDNLDPSDEVKTDAAELAAYFSKARLSNLVQVDMIEAKKLHKPSGAKPGFVTYTGQKTLRVTANKEKIDSIKIQLKK; encoded by the coding sequence ATGTCATTTGACGGATTTTTCTTGCACCACTTAACAAAAGAACTTAAAGAAGCTTTACTTTATGGACGTATTCAAAAAGTCAACCAACCATTTGAGCAAGAATTAGTTCTCACTATAAGAAATAAGCGCAAAAATCATAAATTACTATTATCAGCTCATCCAGTCTTTGGACGATTACAGCTAACAGAAACTGACTTTAAAAATCCACAATTTCCAAATACCTTTACGATGATTATGCGAAAATATCTACAAGGTGCAACGATAGAACAAATCGAACAAATTGAAAATGATCGGATTATTGAATTTACTGTCTCCAATAAAAATGAAATTGGGGATGCTATCAAGGTTACCTTGATAGCTGAGATTATGGGGAAACATAGTAACATTATTTTGGTAGATAAAAATGAATCTAAAATCATAGAATCTATCAAACATGTTGGATTTTCTCAAAACTCATACCGTACTATTTTGCCCGGTTCACTTTATATTTACCCACCAAAAACAAATGCGGTCAATCCATTTACAGTTTCTGAATCAAAATTATTTGAAATACTACAAACTCAAGAATTGAGTCCCAAAAACCTTCAGCAACAATTTCAGGGATTAGGAAGGGATACTGCTACATTCTTGTCGTCCCAATTAACCAATGATAAATTAAATCAATTTAATCAGTTTTTCCATCAGCAAACAAATCCCAATGTCACTGAAAAATCGTTTTCTTGTGTCTCATTTGGACAAGCAAAAAGATACTTTAACACATTATCAGAGCTTTTAGATTATTTTTACAAAGACAAGGCTGAGAGGGATAGGGTTAGTCAGCAAGCTAGTGATTTGATTCACCGTGTCCAAAATGAACTGGAAAAAAATAAAAATAAGCTCAAAAAACAAATAGCAGAATTAGAAGCAACTGAAAATGCTGAAGAATTTAGACAAAAAGGTGAGTTACTAACAACCTACCTGAATCAAGTCCCAAATAATCAAGATACGGTAACTTTAGATAATTATTATACAAATAAACCTCTAACCATTAAACTGGATTTAGCATTAACACCAAATCAAAATGCCCAACGTTATTTCAAACGCTATCAGAAATTGAAAGAGGCTGTAAAACATCTAAGTAGTTTGATTGAAGAGACAAAACAAGTCATTCAATACTTAGAAAGTGTTGATTACAATCTTTCTCAAGCAAATCTTGAAGAAATTGAAGAAATCAGGGAAGAATTAATTCAATCTGGTTTTATAAGACGTCGTTCTGGTGATAAACGCCAGAAACGTAAAAAGCCTGAATCCTATTTAGCCAGTGATGGTAAAACCATTATTATGGTTGGACGCAATAATCTTCAGAATGAAGAATTAACCTTTAAAATGGCCAAAAAAGGGGAACTTTGGTTTCATGCTAAAGACATACCAGGTAGTCATGTTATTATAAAAGATAATTTAGACCCAAGTGATGAAGTTAAAACAGATGCGGCCGAGCTAGCTGCCTATTTTTCAAAAGCAAGACTATCAAATCTTGTCCAGGTCGATATGATAGAAGCTAAAAAACTTCATAAGCCTAGTGGTGCTAAACCTGGGTTTGTCACTTATACTGGGCAAAAAACATTAAGAGTAACTGCCAATAAAGAAAAAATTGATAGTATAAAAATTCAACTAAAAAAATAA
- a CDS encoding ribonuclease J gives MSDIKIIALGGVRENGKNFYIVEINDSIFVLDTGLKYPENEQLGVDVVIPNLDYLIENKDRVQGIFLTHGHADAIGALPYLISEVKAPVFGSELTIELAKLFVKKNGPKKFNNFHVVDSETEIEFEDALISFFKTTHSIPESLGIVVKTEQGQIVYTGDFKFDQAAREFYQTDLARLAEIGSQGVLALLADSANATSTKQVASESEVGLEMDSVIGDAEGRVIVAAVASNLVRIQQVFDSAAEHGRRVVLTGYDVENIVRTAIRLKKLTVSDERLIIKPKDMSKFEDHELIILEAGRMGEPINSLQKMANGRHRYIEIKDGDLVYIVTTPSVAKEAVVARVENLIYKAGGSVKLITQNLRVSGHANGRDLQLLMNLLKPSYLFPVQGEYRELAAHAELAQEIGILPENIYIMKRGDIMHFEKDGFFHQGAVPASDVMIDGNAIGDVGNIVLRDRKVLSEDGIFIVAITVNKKEKKIVSKAKVNTRGFVYVKKSRDILRESAELVNTTVENYLAQDTFDWGELKGSVRDELNKFLFEQTKRRPAILPVVMEVR, from the coding sequence ATGAGTGATATAAAAATTATTGCCTTAGGTGGAGTTCGTGAAAATGGGAAAAACTTTTATATTGTTGAAATAAACGACTCTATTTTTGTCCTAGATACCGGCTTAAAATACCCAGAAAATGAACAATTGGGTGTCGATGTTGTCATCCCAAATCTTGATTATCTAATTGAGAATAAAGATCGTGTTCAAGGTATTTTCCTTACCCATGGACATGCTGATGCTATTGGTGCGTTGCCTTATTTAATTTCAGAAGTCAAAGCACCAGTATTTGGTTCAGAGCTAACGATTGAATTGGCAAAATTATTTGTTAAGAAAAATGGTCCTAAAAAATTCAATAATTTTCATGTGGTTGACAGCGAAACAGAGATTGAATTTGAAGATGCATTAATTTCTTTCTTTAAAACAACACATTCTATTCCGGAAAGTTTAGGTATTGTTGTCAAGACTGAACAAGGACAAATTGTTTATACCGGTGACTTTAAATTCGACCAAGCTGCGCGTGAGTTCTATCAAACTGATTTAGCAAGGCTTGCTGAAATCGGCAGTCAAGGTGTTTTAGCTTTATTAGCTGATTCAGCAAATGCAACAAGTACCAAACAAGTAGCTAGTGAATCAGAAGTTGGTCTAGAAATGGACAGTGTTATTGGAGATGCTGAAGGACGTGTCATTGTTGCTGCGGTAGCTTCAAACTTAGTACGCATTCAACAAGTATTTGACTCAGCTGCAGAACATGGTCGACGTGTTGTTTTAACTGGCTACGATGTGGAAAATATTGTTCGTACTGCTATTAGACTTAAAAAATTAACCGTATCTGACGAGCGCTTAATTATCAAACCAAAAGACATGTCAAAATTTGAAGACCACGAATTAATCATTTTAGAAGCTGGACGTATGGGCGAACCTATTAATAGCTTGCAAAAAATGGCCAATGGTCGACATCGTTATATTGAAATTAAAGATGGTGATTTGGTTTATATTGTTACAACACCAAGTGTGGCTAAAGAAGCAGTTGTAGCCAGAGTTGAAAATCTTATCTACAAAGCAGGGGGTTCTGTTAAACTGATAACACAAAACCTTCGTGTCTCTGGACATGCCAATGGTCGCGATTTACAATTGCTAATGAATCTTTTAAAACCAAGTTATCTTTTCCCTGTTCAAGGAGAATATCGTGAATTAGCAGCCCATGCTGAATTAGCTCAAGAAATCGGAATTCTTCCAGAAAATATCTATATTATGAAGCGCGGCGATATAATGCATTTTGAAAAAGATGGTTTCTTCCATCAAGGTGCAGTTCCAGCAAGTGATGTGATGATTGATGGTAATGCTATTGGTGATGTTGGAAATATCGTTTTAAGAGATCGTAAAGTACTTTCTGAGGATGGCATCTTTATAGTTGCCATCACTGTTAATAAAAAAGAGAAAAAAATTGTTTCTAAAGCAAAAGTAAACACACGTGGCTTTGTATATGTCAAAAAAAGTAGAGATATTTTACGTGAAAGTGCTGAGTTAGTAAATACCACTGTTGAAAATTATTTGGCTCAGGATACATTTGACTGGGGTGAATTAAAAGGCTCCGTTAGAGATGAATTAAATAAATTTTTATTTGAACAAACAAAACGCAGACCTGCAATTTTACCAGTTGTTATGGAAGTTCGTTAA
- a CDS encoding ABC transporter permease: protein MVISAVSQGLLWGILGLGIYLTFRILNFPDLTTEGSFPLGGAVAVTLMNHGINPVLATIAGMLSGCLAGLVTGLLYTKGKIPTILAGILVMTSCNSIMLMVMKRPNLGLVDIKTLKDFFPFQSDLNLLILGLIVVVLVIASLIFFLYTNLGQAYIATGDNHDMAKSFGISTDKMEVMGLVISNGLIALSGALVSQQDGYADVSKGIGVIVIGLASIIIGEVLYSIDLTLLERLIAIVVGSILYQFLITAVISLGFNTNYLKLFSAIVLAICLMVPVFKKKIFKGVQLTK, encoded by the coding sequence ATGGTAATTTCTGCAGTATCACAAGGTTTATTATGGGGAATTTTAGGGTTGGGGATATACTTAACTTTTAGAATCCTCAATTTCCCAGATTTAACAACGGAAGGCTCCTTCCCATTAGGTGGTGCGGTCGCTGTGACACTGATGAATCATGGCATAAATCCAGTTTTAGCAACTATTGCTGGTATGCTTTCTGGTTGTTTGGCTGGTTTGGTAACAGGATTACTTTATACCAAAGGAAAAATTCCAACTATTTTGGCAGGAATTTTAGTCATGACTTCTTGTAATTCGATTATGCTCATGGTTATGAAAAGACCAAACTTAGGACTGGTTGATATTAAAACATTAAAAGACTTTTTCCCATTTCAATCTGATCTGAATTTACTCATTCTTGGATTAATTGTAGTTGTACTTGTCATAGCTAGTCTTATTTTCTTCTTATACACAAATTTAGGACAAGCTTACATTGCAACAGGTGATAATCACGATATGGCAAAAAGTTTTGGGATTTCAACGGACAAGATGGAAGTTATGGGACTTGTTATTTCAAATGGTTTAATTGCACTTTCTGGTGCATTAGTTAGTCAACAAGATGGCTATGCTGATGTTTCAAAAGGAATCGGTGTTATCGTCATTGGTTTAGCTAGTATTATTATTGGTGAAGTTCTTTACTCAATTGATCTTACTTTACTTGAACGTCTTATTGCTATAGTAGTAGGTTCAATATTATATCAATTCTTGATTACAGCTGTTATTAGTTTAGGATTTAATACCAACTACCTTAAATTGTTCAGTGCCATCGTCTTAGCAATTTGCTTAATGGTACCAGTCTTTAAGAAAAAGATATTTAAAGGAGTGCAATTAACAAAATGA
- a CDS encoding alpha/beta hydrolase, whose product MATIKIEYQSDCLEMERSVNIIYPDGFEVAKKDIDDHDIPVLYLLHGMGGNENSWQKRTNIERLLRYTNLIVVMPSTDLGWYTNTTYGMKYYTSIIEELPQVLHRIFPNMTTKRENTFIAGLSMGGYGAFKLALKSNQFSYAASFSGALSFSKESLVNGNEESLSYWEGIFGPLDDKDVEKHFLTNMVSESDKKTKFYAWCGYEDFLYSANEQAISDLKALGLDIEYKTDHGKHEWYYWNKQLDVLFEWLPIEYIKEERLS is encoded by the coding sequence ATGGCTACAATAAAAATAGAATATCAATCAGATTGTTTAGAGATGGAAAGAAGCGTCAACATTATTTATCCTGATGGATTTGAAGTTGCAAAAAAAGATATTGATGACCACGATATTCCGGTTCTTTATTTATTACATGGAATGGGTGGTAATGAGAATTCATGGCAAAAACGAACTAACATAGAGAGACTCCTACGTTATACTAATCTTATTGTTGTTATGCCATCTACAGATTTAGGATGGTATACAAATACCACATATGGTATGAAGTATTATACATCTATCATAGAGGAGTTACCGCAAGTTTTGCATCGTATTTTCCCAAATATGACAACAAAACGGGAAAATACATTTATCGCCGGACTCTCAATGGGTGGTTATGGTGCATTTAAATTAGCCTTAAAATCAAATCAGTTTTCATATGCCGCTTCATTTTCAGGAGCCTTAAGTTTTTCAAAAGAATCTTTAGTAAATGGCAATGAAGAAAGCCTATCTTATTGGGAAGGTATCTTTGGCCCACTTGATGATAAAGATGTTGAAAAACACTTTTTAACAAATATGGTCAGTGAATCAGATAAAAAGACAAAATTCTATGCATGGTGTGGCTATGAAGACTTTCTATATTCTGCAAATGAGCAAGCTATTTCTGATTTAAAAGCTTTAGGCTTAGACATTGAATACAAAACTGATCACGGTAAACATGAATGGTATTATTGGAATAAACAATTGGACGTTTTATTTGAATGGTTACCTATTGAGTATATTAAAGAAGAAAGGCTATCTTGA
- a CDS encoding ABC-F family ATP-binding cassette domain-containing protein, with product MIILQGNKIERSFSGDVLFDNITIQVDEKDRIALVGKNGAGKSTLLKILVGEEEPTNGEINTKKDLSLSYLAQNSRFDSSNTIYQEMLNVFDNLRKTEVTLRQMEEEMGHKSDAELEKLMTDYDRLSEQFRQNGGFTYESDIRSILNGFKFDESMWQMPISDLSGGQNTRLALAKMLLEKPDLLVLDEPTNHLDIETIAWLENYLINYQGALIIVSHDRYFLDKVATVTYDLRQHSLDRYVGNYSQFMTQKADKIAQEEKNYDKQQKEIAKLEDFVQKNIVRASTTKRAQSRRKQLEKITRLDKPVSSEKSANMTFKANKPSGNVVLTANDLAIGYDGQILSSPVNLEVSRLDAIAIVGPNGVGKSTLIKSLMEEIPLIDGQFHFGANVEIGYYDQTQEDLNPKNTVLDELWNDFPTTSELEIRNRLGAFLFSGDDVKKSVSMLSGGEKARLLLAKLSFENNNVLLLDEPTNHLDIDSKEVLENTLIDFDGTLLFVSHDRYFINRIATKVIEIEPNGSTLYLGDYDYFMEKKAELEALKIANQQEETHDLAQVKETSDYQQQKANQKEYRKLTRRISEIEQKVEEIDGLISEKEAAMLQTNDASQLIELQSEMDHLQGEQEILMEEWEGLSLQIEE from the coding sequence ATGATAATACTTCAGGGAAATAAAATAGAAAGATCATTTTCTGGAGATGTCCTTTTTGATAATATAACAATTCAAGTTGATGAAAAAGATAGAATTGCTTTAGTAGGAAAAAATGGGGCAGGAAAGTCTACCTTATTAAAAATTCTTGTCGGAGAAGAAGAACCGACAAATGGTGAAATTAATACTAAAAAAGATTTATCTTTGTCTTATTTAGCACAAAATAGTCGTTTTGATTCATCTAATACAATCTATCAAGAAATGTTAAATGTTTTTGACAATCTCCGCAAAACCGAAGTCACTTTACGGCAAATGGAAGAAGAAATGGGTCATAAAAGTGATGCAGAATTAGAAAAATTGATGACTGATTATGATAGACTTTCAGAACAATTTAGACAAAATGGTGGATTTACTTATGAATCAGATATTCGTTCCATTTTAAATGGTTTTAAATTTGATGAAAGCATGTGGCAGATGCCTATTTCTGATTTGTCTGGGGGTCAAAATACGCGATTAGCTTTGGCAAAAATGTTGTTAGAAAAGCCAGATTTACTGGTTCTTGATGAACCCACAAACCATTTAGATATTGAAACAATTGCTTGGCTAGAAAATTACTTGATAAATTATCAAGGAGCACTTATTATTGTCAGTCATGATAGGTATTTCTTGGATAAAGTAGCAACAGTTACTTATGATTTGAGACAACACTCACTTGATCGTTATGTTGGTAATTATTCTCAATTTATGACACAAAAAGCTGACAAAATAGCACAAGAAGAAAAAAATTATGATAAGCAACAAAAAGAAATTGCTAAGCTAGAGGATTTTGTTCAAAAAAATATTGTTCGAGCTTCTACAACAAAAAGAGCTCAATCACGTCGTAAACAACTTGAAAAAATAACACGATTAGACAAACCAGTGTCATCAGAAAAATCAGCTAATATGACATTTAAAGCGAATAAACCGTCAGGAAATGTTGTGCTAACAGCAAATGACTTAGCTATCGGATACGACGGGCAAATATTATCCAGTCCTGTTAATTTAGAAGTTTCAAGATTAGATGCAATTGCTATTGTTGGACCAAATGGTGTTGGCAAGTCAACATTAATAAAATCACTAATGGAAGAAATTCCACTTATTGATGGTCAATTTCATTTTGGTGCTAATGTTGAAATTGGCTATTACGACCAAACCCAAGAAGATTTGAATCCTAAAAATACTGTTTTAGATGAACTTTGGAATGATTTTCCAACGACATCTGAACTTGAAATCAGAAATCGATTGGGTGCTTTCTTGTTCTCAGGAGATGATGTCAAAAAATCAGTTAGTATGCTTTCAGGTGGTGAAAAAGCAAGACTTCTATTAGCAAAATTATCCTTTGAAAATAACAACGTTTTACTGCTAGATGAGCCAACAAACCATTTAGATATTGACAGTAAAGAAGTACTCGAAAATACCCTAATTGATTTTGATGGAACGCTACTTTTTGTCAGTCATGACCGGTATTTTATTAACAGAATTGCTACAAAAGTAATAGAAATTGAACCAAATGGGTCAACTTTATACCTTGGTGATTACGATTATTTTATGGAAAAAAAAGCTGAGTTAGAAGCTCTCAAAATAGCAAATCAACAAGAGGAAACTCATGATTTAGCTCAAGTAAAAGAGACATCTGATTATCAACAACAAAAAGCGAATCAAAAAGAATATCGAAAACTAACACGTCGTATTTCTGAAATCGAACAAAAAGTTGAGGAAATAGATGGTCTGATTTCAGAAAAAGAAGCAGCTATGTTACAAACAAATGATGCCTCACAATTGATTGAACTTCAAAGTGAAATGGACCATTTACAAGGTGAACAAGAAATTCTAATGGAAGAATGGGAAGGTTTATCACTTCAAATTGAAGAATAA